CGGTCCCGACCGACCGCATCGCCTCCAGCAGTTGCGGTACCCGGGCCGTGAGCTCGGTGGACAGGCCCTGCAGGCTTCTGGTGGCCTCGGTGGCGGCCACCAGCGGGTCCGACATCACGGGCACGACCGGTGTGGCCGGCGAGGGATCCGGCAGGGGATCCGACGAATCCGGCGACTGTTGCGACTGCTGCGCTGACATGCTCTTGAGACTAGTTAGTCCCCATTAGGGCTCGCAGATCATTAACTCGCTGGTTTGATCTCTGCTGGGAGGGTGATTCCACGGGTGCTGGCGAAGTCGTAGAGGTCGTCGAGGGTGGCGAGTCGGTCGTCGGCGGGCTGGATGGGGTGCCCGGCTGTTTCCAGGAGCTGCCGGATGTCGCGGATGCGTCTGTTGATTGTTCCGGGGTGGACGGTGAGCAGGGCGGCGACGGCGACTTGGGGCAGGGCGAGCCGGTAGTGGAGGAGTGTGGCTAGGAGCCGGTCGGCGAGGGTGAGGACGGGGCGTCGGCCGGTGGTGCCGTCGCCCTTGACGCGAGGTCGGTGGCCGCGTCGTTGGTCCAGGTGAGTCTCGCGCTGGGCGTCGTGGAGGATGGTCAGCGCGGTGATGAGGGTGTCCCACTCGGCGGGCGGCAGTCCGGTCAGGGCGGGGTGGCATAGCCAGGCGAGGTCGGGGCTCGGCTGATCGAACGGGTCTGGTGCGTCGTTGACCTGGGTGTATGCCTCGGGGCGGAGTGTGTAGTTCCAGTCGCCGTGCCAGTCGTGGCGTGTGACGGGGAGGACGTCCATCTGCCCGTCACCGATGCGGACCCCGGTCTCGTAGGTAGCGGTGCCGAGTTCGGCGTGGACTTTCAGCCCGGTGCGGGTGGTGGTCGCGGCGATGCTCTGCACGATGACTTCGTGGCTGGTCAGCGGCCTGCCGCGCCAGTTCATGGTGATGTGTGAGAACAGCCGGTGCTCGATCCGATTCCATTTCGATGCGCCCGGAGGAAAGTGACAGACAGTGACCTCCATGCCTGTTTCCAGGGCCAGGGCGGCGAGTTCGGCCTTCCAGGCGCGGGTGCGGTAGCCGTTGGAGCCGCCGGCATCGGCGGTGATCAGCAGCCGCCTGGCCTGCGGGTAGTCCTCCTTGCCGCGGGCATTCCACCAGCGGCGGATGGATTCGACGGCGAAGGCGGCGGTGTCGTGGTCGGTGCCGACGCTGACCCAGCCGGTGTTCGCAGCCAGGTCGTAGATGCCGTAGGGCACGGCCTTCCCGAGTTCCTTGTCCGGGAAGTCGTGGGTGCTGACCCGCTCGGGGTTGCCTGCGGGCCGCCATTCCCGGCCGCCGTTCTTGAACGGCCCCACCACTTCCTTCTTTTTCGTATCGACGCTGATCACCGGGTCGCCGGCCACCTGGTGGGCCTTGGCCTGCTCGTTGATATAGCGGAACTGGCCGTCCCGGTCCGGGTGCTGCTCGGCCTTCGATGACTTTGGCGTTGCCCTGGAGGCTGAAGCCTTCCTCGCGCAGCACGTCGGCGACGGTGTCGGCGGATATCCGGTGGCCTTGGCGCGTGAGCTCGGCGGCGAGGTGGCGGGTGGACTTCGTCGTCCACCGCAGGGGCGACATCGGGTCCCCGCGCATGTCCGGCTCGACCAGGGCCAACAGTGCCGGACGCAGTCCCGGGTCCAGGTCCACTACCCGCTTGCGGCCACCACCGACCCGGCGCGCCCGCCCCAACGGGGCTTCACCGGAGTCCAGTTCAGTGACACCAAGCGACACCGTGGCCTCTCGCACTCCAGCCGCCCGGGCGACCAGCCTGATCCCGCCATGGCCCAGTACCCGGGCCTCGGCCGCCAGCAGGAGACGACGCTGACGTTCGTCCAGATGCGGGAACAGCACCGTGAACTTCGCCACCAAGGCCGCCGCTATCTCTTCCGCCGCTTCCATACCACGCCAACGACCGCCAGATCGGGAAGCTACGGGTTAATCCTCTGCGAGCCCTTAGTGGGGAAAGTTGGCCAAAGCCCCCTCCGCGGCCCGTTCCCGCTCCAGCAGGCGCCGCAGCGGTCCCTCGGCCGAGGCCAGCTCCGCGTACGCGCCGCGCTGCACGACCTCGCCGCGGTCCAGCACGAGCACCTCGTCAACCGCCTCCAGTCCGGCCAGCCGGTGCGTGATCAGAACGGTGGTCCGGCCCTCGGTCGCGGCCAGCAGGTCCGCCGTCAGGGCGTCGGCCGTGGCCAGGTCCAGGTGCTCGGCCGGCTCGTCCAGGACCAGTACGGGGAAGTCCGCGAGCAGCGCCCGGGCCAGGGCGAGGCGCTGGCGCTGACCGCCCGAGATCCGCTCGCCGTGTTCACCGACCAGGGTGTCCAGACCGTCCGGAAGGCCGTCGGCCCACTCCAGCAGCCGGGCCGCGGCCAGCACGTCCCGCAGTTGCTCCTCGCTCGCCCCGGTCCGGGCGAGGCGCAGGTTCTCCCGCACCGAGCTGTCGAAGATGTGCGCGTCCTGGGCGCACAGGCCCACGAGCGCGCGTACGTCGTCTCCGTCGAGGGTGCGCGCGTCGGTCCCGTCCAGGGTGTAGGCGCCCTGGCTCGGGTCCAGGAACCGGAGCATGACCTGGGCCAGCGTCGTCTTGCCGGAGCCCGAGGAGCCGACGACCGCGATGCGGCGGCCGGCCTCCAGGGTCAGGTCCAGCCCGCGCAGGGCGTCACGGTCCTGGCCGGGGTGGCGGGCGGCGAGCCCCGTCAGGCGCAGCGGGAAGGGCGAAGCGGGGGCCGCGGCGGGCCGCTCCGGCTCGGCGACCGGGACCGGAGCATCGATGACCTCGTAGACCCGCTCGGCGCTACGGCGCACCCGCTGGCGGTACTGGACGGCGAGCGGCAGTCCGTTCACCGCCTCGAAGGCGGCGAGCGGAGTCAGGACCGCGACGGCCATGGCCACCCCGGACAGCCGTCCGTCGTGGACGGCGTTCGCGGCGACGGCCGCGGCGGCCACCACGGTGAGCCCGCACACGAGGGCGGACAGCCCGCCGCCCAGCCCGCTCGCGGCGGCGCCCCGCGCGGCGATGCGGGTCAGCAGGCCGTCGCTCTCCCGCGCCCGCCCCTTGCGGTCCTCCAGCGCACCGGCCACGGTCAGTTCCGCGGTGCCGGTGAGCAGATCGGCCACCCTGGTGGCGAGCTCTCCCCGGGCGGGTGCGAGCCTGTGCTCCGCCCGGCGGGCGCAGGCCCCGCTGACCAGCGGCACCCCCATACCGGCAGCGAGCAGCCCGGCGGCGAGCACGGCTCCGGCCTCGGGGAGCAGCCAGGTGGTGAAGGCGACCGAACCAGTTCCGACGAGCACCGCGGTGCCGACCGGCAGCAGCCAGCGGAGCCAGTAGTCCTGCAGGGCGTCCGCGTCGGCCACGAGCCGGGCCAGCAGGTCCCCGCGCCGGTGCTCGCGCAGCCCGGCGGGCGCGATGCGCTCCAGCCGCCGGTAGACCGATACCCGCAGGTCGGCGAGCATCCGCAGCACGGCGTCGTGGGAGACGAGCCGCTCCGCGTACCGGAAGACGGCGCGGCCCAGACCGAAGGTCCGGGTGGCGGTGACGGCCACCATCAGATAGAGCACGGGGGGCTGTTCGGAGGCCCGCGAGATCAGCCAGCCGGACACGGCCATCAGGCCGACGCTGCACCCGACGGCCAGCGCGCCGAGCAACAGCCCGAGCCTGAACCGTCCCTGCCAGGCCTTGGCCACCGCCCGCACCCGGCGCAGCGGATCGGCCCCGCCTGTGTCGGTCCCGCCGCCGGCCCGCGCCCGCTCGGGTGCGGCACCGAGGATCCACTCCCCGGCATCCGGGGCGCGGTCGCCGGGGGACCGGCCCTCGGCCCCGTCCCGGAAGGCGCCGCGGTGGGGGAGCAGCCCTTCAAGATCCGGCCCATCGAGGTCCGGCCCTTCAGAGTCCGGCCCCTCGGGGAGCAGCCCCGCGGGAGGAGGCCCCTCAAGGCGGTGCCCGTCGGCGAGGAGCTGCGCGGGCCCGCCCCCCGCCGCCATCGGGACCACCCGGTCCGCGACCGCCAGCAGTGCCGGCCGGTGCACGACCAGCAGTACGGTCCGCCCCGCGGAAAGCCGCCGGACCGCGTCCACGATCCCCGCCTCGGTCTCCCCGTCCAGGGCCGCCGTCGGCTCGTCCAGCAGCAGCACGGGCCGGTCCGCCAGGAAGGCCCGGGCCAGGGCCAGCCGCTGCCGCTGCCCGGCGGACAGTCCCACACCGCCCTCGCCGAGCAGGGTCTGCGCCCCGCGCGGCAGCGCCGTCACGAACTCCCAGGCTCCGGCGTCCTTCAGAGCCGCGGCAACTTCGCTGTCGGAGGCGCCCGCGCGGGCCAGCCGTACGTTCTCGGCGATCGTCCCGGCGAACAGGTGCGGCCGCTGCGGCACCCACGCGATCCGCTCCCGCCAGTGCTCCGGCGACAGCTCGGCCAGGTCCACCCCCGCGATCCGTACCCGCCCCGCGGTCGGCGTCACGAACCCCAGCAGCACCTGGAGCAGCGTGGACTTGCCCGCGCCGCTCGGACCGGTGAGGGCAACGCACTCCCCCGGCGCGACCGTCAACGAGACCGGCCCGGGCGAGTCCTCGCCCCGGCCCTCGTAGCGGACGGCCATCCCGTCGATCTCGATCCGCAGGGGGGCGCCGCCGGGCAGCTCCGCCGTCCCGGCCCGCCCCGTGGCGGGGGTCTCCAGGATCTCGAAGATCTCCTCCGCGGCCGCCAGTCCTTCTGCGGCCGCGTGGTACTGCGCCCCCACCTGCCTGAGCGGCAGGTACGCCTCGGGCGCCAGGATCAGGATGACCAGGCCGGTGTAGAGATCCAGTTCACCGTGGACCAGTCGCATGCCGATGGTCACGGCGACCAGTGCGACCGACAGGGTCGCCAGCAGTTCCAGCGCGAAGGAGGAGAGGAAGGCGATGCGAAGGGTCCGCATCGTCGCGCGCCGGTAGTCGTCGGTGATCTTGCGGATGGATTCGGCCTGCGCCTTGGCCCGGCCGAATACCTTCAGCGTGGGAAGGCCGGCCACCACGTCGAGGAAGTGCCCCGACAGCCGGGACAGCAGCCGCCACTGGCGGTCCATCCGGGACTGGGTGGCCATGCCGATGAGCACCATGAACACGGGGATCAGCGGGAGCGTGACCACGATGATGGCCGCCGACACCCAGTCCTCGGTGACGATGCGGGCGAGCACCGCCACCGGCACGACCACCGCGAGCCCCAGCTGGGGCAGGTAGCGGGAGAAGTAGTCGTCGAGCGCGTCCACACCGCGGGTGGCCAGGGACACCAGGGATCCGGTCTTCTGCCCGGTGAGCCGGCCGGGGCCGAGGTCCGCAGCCCGGTCCAGCAGCCGGCCCCGCAGTTCCGACTTGACCGCCGCGCTGGCGCGGTGCGCGGCCAGCTCGGTCAGCCAGGCGACCAGGCCGCGTCCGAACGCCACCGCCGCGAGCAGCAGCAGCGGCGTCCGGAGCGCTTCGCCGCCCAGCCCCTTCTCGAAGGCACCGACCACGATCTCGGCGATCAGCATCGCCTGACCGACGACCAGCCCCGCCCCGACGAGCCCCAGGGCCACCACCGCGCCCAGGAAGAGGCGGGTGGAGCGGGCGTACCGAAGCAGGCGCGGGTCGATCGGTTTCACGTGAAACATCCCCCAGGGGAGGGTCGGTCGGGCGGACGAGCCGGGTGCCGCGGGAAATCAGTGCACGTCGACGATGTGCTGCGTACCGATCCGCTTGCGGAACACCCAGTACGTCCAGCCCTGGTAGAGGAGGACGAGCGGCGTGGCCACTGCCGCGCACCAGGTCATGATCTTCAAGGTGTACGGGCTGGACGAGGCGTTGGTGACCGTGAGGTTCCAGGCATCGTTCAACGAGGACGGCATGACGTTCGGGAAGAGCGTCAGGAAGAGCATCGCGACGGCCGCCGCGATGGTGACCCCGGACAGTGCGAACGACCAGCCCTCGCGGCCCTTCAGGTTGGTACCGAGCGCCCCGAGCAGTGCCAGTACGGCGACGGCCATCGCGATCAGGCTCTTGTCGTCTCCGCGGGAGACCTGGGTCCAGATCAGGAAGACCAGTGCCAGCACGGCGGTGACGACGCCCAGGCCGGTCGCCAGCTTCCGTGAGCGGTCCCGGATGTCACCGACCGTCTTGAGCGAGGTGAAGACCGCGCCGTGGAAGGTGAAGAGGGTGAGGGTGACCAGTCCGCCCAGGATCGAGTAGACGTTGAGCAGGTCGAAGAGGGTGCCGACGTACTCCATGTTCTCGTCGATCTTGACGCCGCGCACGATGTTGGCGAACGCCACGCCCCACAGGAACGCCGGGATCAGCGAGGTCCAGAAGATCGCGTGTTCCCAGTTGGTCTGCCACCGGTCCTCGGGGCGCTTGTGCCGGTACTCGAAGGCGACGCCGCGGATGATGAGGCAGACCAGGATGAGCAGCAGCGGCAGGTAGAAGCCGGAGAAGAGGGTGGCGTACCACTCGGGGAAGGCGGCGAAGGTCGCACCGCCCGCCGTGAGCAGCCAGACCTCGTTGCCGTCCCACACGGGCCCGATGGCGTTGATCAGGACCCGCTTCTCCGTACGGTCGCGGGCGAGCAGCTTGGTCAGTACGCCGACTCCGAAGTCGAAGCCCTCCAGGAAGAAGTAGCCGGTCCACAGGACGGCGATGAGTACGAACCAGACGTCGTGGAGTTGCATGGTGCGGTCTCCTCAGCCTCAGTACGAGAAGGCCATCGGCCGGTCGGGGTTCTTGTCGTCCCCGCCGATCTTGGTGGGCGGGTTGAGATCGGCCTCGGTGAGCTCGGGCGGTCCGGCCTTGACGTACTTGACCAGGAGCCTGACCTCGATGACGGCGAGCACCGCGTAGAGGAGGGTGAAGCCGATCATCGAGGTGAGCACCTCCGCCTGGGAGACGTTCGGCGAGACCGCGTCCCGGGTGCGCAGGACTCCGTAGACCACCCAGGGCTGGCGGCCCATCTCGGTGAAGATCCAGCCCCACGAGTTGGCGATGAGCGGGAAGCCCATCGTCCAGAGCGCGACGATCCAGTACAGGTTGGCGAACTTCGGGCTCAGCGCCTTCTTGAAGAGGACCAGGTTCGGGACCTCGTCCTCCCCGGTACGCAGACCCCGCGGCAGCATGAACTTCTTGCGGGTGAGCCACAGGCCCAGCACGCCGACGCCGAGGGAGGCCATGCCGAAGCCGATCATCCAGCGGAAGCCCCAGTAGGCGACCGGGATGTTGGGCCGGTAGTCGCCGGGGCCGAACTTCTCCTGCTCCGCCTTGTTGACGTCGTTGATGCCCGGGACGAAGGAGGTGAAGTCGTCGTTGGCCAGGAAGGACAGCAGGCCCGGGATCTCTATCGCGACCTTGTTGTGGCCCTTCTCGACGTCGCCGTAGGCGAAGACCGAGAAGGGAGCCGGCGCCTCGCCGTCCCAGAGCGCCTCGGCGGCGGCCATCTTCATGGGCTGCTGCTTGAACATCACCTTGCCGAGCAGGTCACCGCTCAGGGCCGTGCCCATGCCGGCGATGATCATGACGACCAGGCCGAGCCGCAGCGAGCTCCGCATCACGGGGATGTGCCTCTTGCGCGCCAGGTGGAAGGCGGCGATGCCGGCCATGAACGCACCGCCCACCAGGAAGGCGGCCGTGATGGTGTGAAAGAACTGGGTGAGCGCGGTGTTCTGGGTGAGCACGAGCCAGAAGTCGGTGAGCTCGGCCCGGCCCCGCTCCTCGTTGATGCGGTACCCGACCGGGTGCTGCATCCAGGAATTCGCCGCCAGGATGAAGTAGGCGGAGAGGACGGTGCCCATGGACACCATCCAGATGCAGGCCAGGTGGATCTTCTTCGGCAGCTTGTCCCAGCCGAAGATCCACAGGCCGATGAAGGTCGACTCGAAGAAGAAGGCGATCAGCGCCTCGAAGGCCAGGGGGGCCCCGAAGATGTCGCCGACGAAGCGCGAGTAGTCGGACCAGTTCATGCCGAACTGGAACTCCTGGACGATGCCGGTGACGACGCCCATCGCGATATTGATCAAGAAAAGCTTTCCCCAGAACTTCGTGGCTCTGAGGTACTTCTCCTTCTCGGTGCGCACCCATGCGGTCTGCAGGCCGGCCGTGAGCGCGGCGAGCGAGATCGTCAGGGGTACGAAGAGGAAGTGATAGACGGTGGTGATGCCGAACTGCCATCGCGCCAGAGTCTCTGGCGCCAGAGCTAGGTCCACGTCCTCGTCTCCTTCGTGTCGCCGTGATCACAGCGGCAGTCTGCCTCTTGCGTCCCACTCAATCCGGGAGAAAGCAGGACACGCTTGTGAACGCGTTCACATTCACAAGCATTATGTCGCACCACTGTCGGCAGCCTTCAGGCGGGGTGCCCCTCTAGCTCTGTACTTCGCGGGTAGTTCGTTCAGGTCTCTGGCCAGCGGGGATGTGTGGGTTCCAGGCCGAGGAGGTCGAGGAGGTGGAGCTGGATGCCCCGGGTGATGGCGATGACGGGTGGGTCGGTGGCGCTGCCGACCCGTAGCCGCAGGTCGGACAGGTGGTAGAGGATCATCCGGCCGGTGGGCCGCACCCTCTGGTTGCCGGGGTAGAGCCCCTGCATCTTCTGGTCGCCGCCGAGGGCTCGGCGGACCTGGCGTTCGATCAGGCAGAACAGCAGCAGGGCCAGGCAGATCACTGTGATCAGTGCGGCGACGCGTTTGTTGTCCTGCACGAAGACAGGGGTG
Above is a genomic segment from Streptomyces sp. NBC_01233 containing:
- the cydB gene encoding cytochrome d ubiquinol oxidase subunit II, producing the protein MQLHDVWFVLIAVLWTGYFFLEGFDFGVGVLTKLLARDRTEKRVLINAIGPVWDGNEVWLLTAGGATFAAFPEWYATLFSGFYLPLLLILVCLIIRGVAFEYRHKRPEDRWQTNWEHAIFWTSLIPAFLWGVAFANIVRGVKIDENMEYVGTLFDLLNVYSILGGLVTLTLFTFHGAVFTSLKTVGDIRDRSRKLATGLGVVTAVLALVFLIWTQVSRGDDKSLIAMAVAVLALLGALGTNLKGREGWSFALSGVTIAAAVAMLFLTLFPNVMPSSLNDAWNLTVTNASSSPYTLKIMTWCAAVATPLVLLYQGWTYWVFRKRIGTQHIVDVH
- a CDS encoding cytochrome ubiquinol oxidase subunit I encodes the protein MDLALAPETLARWQFGITTVYHFLFVPLTISLAALTAGLQTAWVRTEKEKYLRATKFWGKLFLINIAMGVVTGIVQEFQFGMNWSDYSRFVGDIFGAPLAFEALIAFFFESTFIGLWIFGWDKLPKKIHLACIWMVSMGTVLSAYFILAANSWMQHPVGYRINEERGRAELTDFWLVLTQNTALTQFFHTITAAFLVGGAFMAGIAAFHLARKRHIPVMRSSLRLGLVVMIIAGMGTALSGDLLGKVMFKQQPMKMAAAEALWDGEAPAPFSVFAYGDVEKGHNKVAIEIPGLLSFLANDDFTSFVPGINDVNKAEQEKFGPGDYRPNIPVAYWGFRWMIGFGMASLGVGVLGLWLTRKKFMLPRGLRTGEDEVPNLVLFKKALSPKFANLYWIVALWTMGFPLIANSWGWIFTEMGRQPWVVYGVLRTRDAVSPNVSQAEVLTSMIGFTLLYAVLAVIEVRLLVKYVKAGPPELTEADLNPPTKIGGDDKNPDRPMAFSY
- the cydD gene encoding thiol reductant ABC exporter subunit CydD, with the protein product MKPIDPRLLRYARSTRLFLGAVVALGLVGAGLVVGQAMLIAEIVVGAFEKGLGGEALRTPLLLLAAVAFGRGLVAWLTELAAHRASAAVKSELRGRLLDRAADLGPGRLTGQKTGSLVSLATRGVDALDDYFSRYLPQLGLAVVVPVAVLARIVTEDWVSAAIIVVTLPLIPVFMVLIGMATQSRMDRQWRLLSRLSGHFLDVVAGLPTLKVFGRAKAQAESIRKITDDYRRATMRTLRIAFLSSFALELLATLSVALVAVTIGMRLVHGELDLYTGLVILILAPEAYLPLRQVGAQYHAAAEGLAAAEEIFEILETPATGRAGTAELPGGAPLRIEIDGMAVRYEGRGEDSPGPVSLTVAPGECVALTGPSGAGKSTLLQVLLGFVTPTAGRVRIAGVDLAELSPEHWRERIAWVPQRPHLFAGTIAENVRLARAGASDSEVAAALKDAGAWEFVTALPRGAQTLLGEGGVGLSAGQRQRLALARAFLADRPVLLLDEPTAALDGETEAGIVDAVRRLSAGRTVLLVVHRPALLAVADRVVPMAAGGGPAQLLADGHRLEGPPPAGLLPEGPDSEGPDLDGPDLEGLLPHRGAFRDGAEGRSPGDRAPDAGEWILGAAPERARAGGGTDTGGADPLRRVRAVAKAWQGRFRLGLLLGALAVGCSVGLMAVSGWLISRASEQPPVLYLMVAVTATRTFGLGRAVFRYAERLVSHDAVLRMLADLRVSVYRRLERIAPAGLREHRRGDLLARLVADADALQDYWLRWLLPVGTAVLVGTGSVAFTTWLLPEAGAVLAAGLLAAGMGVPLVSGACARRAEHRLAPARGELATRVADLLTGTAELTVAGALEDRKGRARESDGLLTRIAARGAAASGLGGGLSALVCGLTVVAAAAVAANAVHDGRLSGVAMAVAVLTPLAAFEAVNGLPLAVQYRQRVRRSAERVYEVIDAPVPVAEPERPAAAPASPFPLRLTGLAARHPGQDRDALRGLDLTLEAGRRIAVVGSSGSGKTTLAQVMLRFLDPSQGAYTLDGTDARTLDGDDVRALVGLCAQDAHIFDSSVRENLRLARTGASEEQLRDVLAAARLLEWADGLPDGLDTLVGEHGERISGGQRQRLALARALLADFPVLVLDEPAEHLDLATADALTADLLAATEGRTTVLITHRLAGLEAVDEVLVLDRGEVVQRGAYAELASAEGPLRRLLERERAAEGALANFPH